One segment of Salvelinus alpinus chromosome 1, SLU_Salpinus.1, whole genome shotgun sequence DNA contains the following:
- the LOC139583257 gene encoding teneurin-2-like isoform X1 yields MRGATHQSGLHRTKGLLQEPGRPLPPTPSSSLLPPAPPPPTGPPHPVPPAIRECQVPLLDSGSPHVMLDPPPDDEFSPNTYLLRACAPPPQPPSAGPPNNHHSQSLRPPLPPPHNHHQSSANSLNRNTLASRRGPTHAPSAAPGEGPSTPESVQLQESWALNSSVPLETRHFLFKTPSGTTPLFSSSSPGYPLTSGTVYSPPPRLLPRNAFSRSSFKLNKPSKYCSWKCAAVSAIAAAVLLAVLLSYFIVLNLLGLNWQLKPADGHLINNGLSTGLPGRSDVATVPSGGRGPWVYRNSSISTGELEVGRRVSQDIPPGVFWRSLLHLRQPLFLKFNISLGKDALFGVYIRKGLPPSHAQYDYMERLDGKEKWSVVESPRERRSIHTVVLNEAIFVQYLDPGTWHLAFYNDGKDKESVSFSTVALDSVQECPQNCHGNGECMSGVCHCFPGFHGMDCAKAACPVLCSGNGQYDKGSCICYSGWKGSECDVPVGQCIDPVCNGHGTCSEGSCTCSAGYRGDTCEEVDCLDPGCSDHGTCVSGQCHCKPGWAGPLCEHPRAQCPDQCHGHGAFIPDTGICSCDPNWMGPDCSMEVCSSDCGAHGLCVGGVCRCEEGWTGAGCDQRVCNPLCVKHGTCRDGKCQCQQGWNGEHCTIDGCPGLCNGNGQCTLGQNNWRCECHTGWRGPGCSVAMEISCADNKDNEGDGLTDCMDPDCCTQSLCLTNPLCLGARDPLQIIQQSQSPSLKVRSFYDRVKLLVGRDGTHIIPGNNPFNSSLASLIRGQVLTTDGTPLVGVNVTFVKYPHYGYTLTRQDGTFDLVANGGASLTLRFERAPFLSQERTVWLPWNQFYAMDTLVLKTEENTIPACDLSGYVHPDPVVVASPLSSFFSSHPAERHIIPETQVVHEQLEIPGTGLKLCYLSSRASGYHALLKVTMTQTLVPLSLVKVHLMVAVEGHLFQKWFHASPNLAYSYIWDKTDAYRQRVYGLTQAAVSVGFEYETCPSQILWEKRTAVLQGYELLPSNLGGWSLDKHHALNVASGILHKGSGENVFVSEQQPPVINSIMGNGRRRSISCPSCSGLAEGNKLLAPMALACGGDGSLYVGDLNFIRRVYPTLNTTAVLELRNKDLRHGNNPTHKYYLAVDPLSGSVFLSDTNSRQIYRVRSLTGGRQLLDNAQVVAGTGEQCVPFDEARCGDGGKAVEATLMSPRGIAVDKNGLMYFVDATMIRRVDQNGIISTLIKTNDLTAVRPLSCDSSMDVSQVRLEWPTDLAVNPTDNSLYVLENNVILRITENHQVSIIAGRPMHCQVPGIDYSLSKLAIHSALESATAIAVSHTGVLYIAETDEKKINRVRQVSASGETSLLAGATSECDCKNDVNCQCFSGDEGYATDAGLNAPTSLAVSPDGTLFIADLNNIRVRAVRRDRPMVTPVGLYEVGSPREQELYVFSRDGLHRQTVSLITGEPLYNFTYGPDRELAAVADNCNNTLRVRRDGSGQLRLVLLPENQVVTLGLDPAGGLRSVSALNQEVALMSYAANTGLLASKADETGWTNFYEYDSEGRLTNVTYPTGVVTSLHREIDQSINIDMESSNRDDDVTVITNLSSAEASYTVVQDQVRNNYQFCYNGTLRVSYANGMGLSFHTEPHILAGSVSPTIGQRNISLPTDSGLNSIEWRMRKELIKSKVTVYGRKLRAHGRNLLSIDFDRNTRTEKIYDDHRKFTLRIMYDQQGRPATWLPSSSLAVVNVSYSPTGRLVGLQRGSMSQRSEFDTFGRILSRTFVDGKVWSFSYLDRSMVLHLQQSQRQYVFEFDTSGRIISVTMPSMARHTMSTHVSIGYIRNIYNPPESNATVIHDFSEDGRPRATFYLGTGRRVIYKYGKLAKLSEVLYDGTAVTFGYDETAGVLKMVNLQSGGFSCTIRYRKVGPLVDKQMYRFSEEGMVNARFDYTYHDNSFRVASIKPVIGETPLPVDLYRYDEISGKVEHFGKFGIIYYDVNQIITTAVMTLSKHFDAHGRIKEVQYEIFRSLMYWMTVQYDSMGRVIKRELKIGPYANTTQYRYEYDGDGQLVGVKVNDWSTWRYSYDLNGNLHLLNPGNSARLLPLRYDLRDRITRLGDMQYRVDEDGVLSQRGADVFLYNSNGLLEQAYSRTPRGWSVRYRYDGLGRRISRKTNEGEHLQFFYADLNYPGRITHVYNHSGGEITSFYYDLQGHLFAMEVTGGEEYYIASDNTGTPLAVFSSNGQMVKQLQYTAYGEVYHDSNPDFNMAVGFHGGLYDPLTKLVHFGQRDYDVLAGRWTAPDHKLLPKIGKEPSPFNLYMFKNNNPLSDMIDVKSYVTDVKSWLVMFGFQLSNIIPGFPRHPMYFVEPPYELLASQDCETAQLITGVQHAAERHNQAFMALEGRLLNKEHRAKRDKPGYWFGTKIPIVGRGMMLAIKDGHVVTGVSGLASEDSRKVAQVLNNAIYLEGTHYTIDGKDCHFFVKLGLADSDLLSLGLSSGRKTLENGVNVTVSGRSRRGVTVEIHTVALSLSVRYGLAADVLEKERGRLLEQAHQRALSVAWMREQQCLRESREGGRLWAEGERQQLLAAGKVPGYDGYYVLPVEQYPELADSSSNIQFLRQKEMGKR; encoded by the exons TTCTGAATCTGCTGGGGCTCAACTGGCAGCTGAAACCGGCCGATGGTCACCTGATCAACAACGGACTGAGCACTGGCCTGCCGGGCAGGAGCGACGTGGCAACAGTGCCCTCCGGAGGCAGAG GACCATGGGTGTACAGGAACAGTAGTATAAGTACAGGTGAGCTGGAGGTAGGTCGGCGGGTGAGCCAGGACATCCCCCCAGGAGTGTTTTGGCGCTCCTTACTACACCTCCGCCAGCCCCTGTTCCTCAAGTTCAACATCTCCCTGGGAAAAGATGCACTCTTTGGGGTGTACATCCGCAAGGGTCTGCCCCCCTCCCATGCACAG TATGACTACATGGAGCGTCTGGACGGGAAGGAGAAGTGGAGCGTGGTGGAGTCTCCTCGGGAGCGCCGCAGCATCCACACGGTGGTTCTGAACGAGGCCATCTTTGTTCAGTACCTGGACCCTGGCACCTGGCACCTGGccttttacaatgacggcaaggACAAGGAGTCTGTCTCCTTCAGCACCGTGGCTCTAG ATTCAGTGCAAGAATGCCCGCAGAATTGCCATGGAAACGGAGAGTGCATGTCGGGCGTGTGCCACTGCTTTCCAGGATTCCATGGCATGGATTGTGCCAAAG CTGCCTGCCCGGTCCTGTGCAGTGGCAATGGCCAGTATGACAAGGGCTCGTGTATCTGCTACAGCGGATGGAAGGGTTCAGAGTGTGACGTCCCAGTGGGCCAGTGTATTGACCCAGTTTGTAACGGCCATGGCACTTGCTCCGAGGGCTCCTGCACGTGCTCTGCAGGTTACCGTGGCGACACCTGCGAGGAAG TGGACTGTCTTGACCCAGGCTGCTCTGACCATGGTACCTGTGTGAGTGGGCAGTGCCACTGTAAGCCAGGCTGGGCCGGCCCGCTCTGCGAGCATCCCCGGGCCCAGTGCCCAGACCAGTGCCACGGACACGGTGCCTTCATACCCGACACAGGCATCTGTAGCTGCGACCCAAACTGGATGGGACCAGACTGCTCCATGG AGGTGTGCTCGTCGGACTGTGGCGCCCACGGCCTGTGTGTTGGCGGTGTGTGTCGCTGTGAGGAGGGCTGGACAGGCGCCGGGTGTGACCAGCGTGTCTGCAACCCGCTGTGTGTGAAGCACGGGACATGCCGGGATGGGAAGTGTCAGTGCCAACAGGGCTGGAACGGAGAGCACTGCACCATCG acgGGTGCCCGGGCCTCTGTAACGGGAACGGCCAATGCACCCTGGGACAGAACAACTGGCGCTGTGAATGCCACACTGGCTGGAGAGGACCTGGCTGCAGCGTTGCCATGGAGATCTCCTGTGCTGACAACAAGGACAACGAAGGAG ACGGACTGACAGACTGCATGGATCCCGACTGCTGCACTCAGAGTCTGTGCCTGACCAATCCACTGTGTCTGGGAGCAAGGGATCCACTGCAGATCATCCAGCAAAGCCAATCACCATCCCTGAAAGTCAGGTCATTCTATGACAGGGTCAAGCTACTGGTGGGGAGGGATGGCACCCACATCATCCCCGGAAACAACCCCTTCAACTCAAG CCTGGCATCGTTGATCAGAGGCCAGGTCCTGACCACGGACGGGACTCCCCTGGTAGGGGTCAACGTGACGTTTGTCAAGTACCCTCACTATGGTTACACCCTGACTCGACAGGACGGCAC ATTTGACCTGGTGGCCAATGGGGGTGCGTCTCTGACCCTGCGCTTCGAGCGAGCGCCGTTCTTGAGCCAAGAGCGCACGGTGTGGCTGCCCTGGAACCAGTTCTATGCCATGGACACGCTGGTACTGAAGACGgaggagaacaccatcccagcctgTGACCTCAGTGGCTACGTCCACCCTGACCCCGTGGTGGTggcctcacccctctcctccttcttcagCTCCCATCCTGCAGAGAGGCACATCATCCCTGAGACTCAG gTGGTTCATGAGCAGCTAGAGATCCCAGGTACAGGTCTGAAGCTGTGCTACCTGAGCTCTCGTGCTTCGGGGTACCACGCCCTGCTGAAGGTGACCATGACTCAGACCCTGGTGCCCCTCTCCCTGGTCAAGGTGCACCTGATGGTGGCCGTGGAGGGACACCTCTTCCAGAAGTGGTTCCACGCCTCTCCTAACCTGGCCTACTCCTACATCTGGGACAAGACGGACGCCTACAGGCAGAGGGTCTATGGGCTGACCCAGGCTGCTG TGTCAGTGGGGTTCGAGTACGAGACGTGTCCCAGTCAGATCCTATGGGAGAAGAGGACAGCGGTGCTGCAGGGTTACGAGCTGCTACCGTCCAACCTGGGGGGCTGGTCCCTGGACAAACACCACGCCCTCAACGTTGCCAGTG GGATCCTGCATAAGGGCAGTGGGGAGAACGTGTTTGTATCAGAGCAGCAGCCTCCAGTCATCAACAGCATCATGGGGAACGGGCGCAGGCGCAGTATCTCTTGCCCCAGCTGCAGTGGTCTGGCTGAAGGCAACAAGCTGCTGGCCCCCATGGCACTGGCCTGTGGGGGGGACGGCAGCCTGTATGTGGGAGACCTCAACTTCATCCGCCGGGTCTACCCCACTCTAAACACCACAGCCGTGCTGGAGCTCAG AAATAAAGACTTGAGGCATGG GAACAACCCAACACACAAGTACTACCTAGCGGTGGACCCACTGTCTGGGTCGGTCTTTCTCTCGGACACCAACTCGCGACAGATCTACCGCGTGCGCTCACTGACCGGCGGGCGGCAGTTGTTGGACAATGCCCAGGTGGTGGCTGGGACCGGCGAGCAGTGTGTCCCCTTCGACGAGGCCCGCTGTGGGGACGGCGGCAAGGCCGTGGAGGCCACACTCATGAGCCCTAGGG ggATCGCTGTGGATAAGAACGGCCTAATGTACTTTGTTGACGCCACCATGATCCGTAGGGTGGACCAAAACGGCATCATCTCTACCCTGATCAAGACCAATGACCTCACAGCGGTCCGCCCACTCAGCTGTGACTCCAGCATGGACGTCAGTCAG GTGCGTCTGGAGTGGCCCACAGACCTGGCGGTGAACCCCACGGACAACTCCCTGTACGTGCTGGAGAACAACGTGATCCTCCGCATCACAGAGAACCACCAGGTCAGCATCATCGCTGGGAGGCCCATGCACTGCCAGGTCCCGGGCATCGACTACTCCCTGAGCAAGCTGGCCATCCACTCTGCCCTGGAGAGCGCCACGGCCATCGCCGTCTCCCACACTGGTGTGCTCTACATCGCCGAGACGGACGAGAAGAAGATCAACCGCGTGCGGCAGGTCAGCGCCTCCGGAGAGACCTCTCTGCTGGCCGGCGCCACCTCCGAGTGCGACTGCAAGAATGACGTCAACTGCCAGTGCTTCTCTGGCGACGAGGGCTACGCCACGGACGCCGGGCTCAACGCCCCCACCTCGCTCGCCGTGTCTCCCGACGGCACGCTGTTCATCGCGGACCTCAACAACATCCGTGTGCGGGCAGTGCGGCGCGACAGGCCCATGGTCACGCCAGTGGGGCTATATGAGGTGGGGTCACCCCGGGAGCAGGAGCTGTATGTGTTCAGTAGAGATGGgctccacagacagacagtcagtctgaTCACCGGAGAACCTCTCTATAACTTCACCTACGGGCCGGACAGGGAGCTGGCTGCTGTTGCTGATAACTGTAACAACACCCTGAGGGTGAGGAGAGACGGATCTGGCCAGCTGAGGCTGGTGCTGTTGCCTGAGAACCAGGTGGTCACCCTGGGGCTGGACCCTGCCGGTGGCCTGCGCTCCGTATCTGCCCTCAACCAGGAGGTGGCGCTGATGAGCTATGCTGCGAACACAGGCCTGCTGGCCTCCAAGGCTGATGAGACTGGATGGACCAACTTTTATGA GTATGACAGTGAGGGGCGTCTGACTAACGTCACCTACCCCACGGGAGTGGTGACCAGCCTGCACCGGGAGATAGACCAGTCAATCAACATCGACATGGAGAGCTCCAACAGGGATGACGACGTCACCGTCATCACCAACCTGTCCTCTGCGGAGGCATCCTACACCGTGGTGCAAG ACCAAGTACGGAACAACTACCAGTTCTGTTACAATGGTACTCTAAGAGTATCGTATGCCAATGGCATGGGCCTCAGCTTCCACACAGAGCCCCATATCCTAGCCGGCTCAGTCAGCCCTACCATTGGTCAGCGCAACATCAGTCTGCCCACCGACAGCGGGCTGAACTCTATCGAGTGGAGGATGAGGAAGGAACTCATCAAGAGCAAAGTGACCGTCTATGGCAGGAAGCTGAGA GCCCATGGCAGGAACCTCCTCTCAATTGATTTTGACCGCAACACTCGCACAGAGAAGATCTATGACGACCACCGTAAGTTCACACTGAGGATCATGTATGACCAGCAGGGCCGTCCAGCCACCTGGCTTCCCAGCAGCAGCCTGGCTGTGGTCAACGTGTCCTACTCCCCCACTGGACGCCTAGTGGGCCTGCAGAGAGGCAGCATGAGCCAGAGGAGCGAGTTTGACACCTTCGGACGCATCCTCTCACGCACCTTTGTGGACGGCAAGGTGTGGAGCTTCAGCTATCTGGACAGG TCCATGGTGCTGCACCTCCAGCAGAGTCAGAGGCAGTATGTGTTTGAGTTTGACACCTCAGGGCGTATCATCTCTGTCACCATGCCCAGCATGGCCAGACACACCATGTCCACCCACGTGTCCATCGGCTACATCCGCAACATCTACAACCCTCCCGAGAGCAACGCCACCGTCATCCACGACTTCAGCGAAGACGGACGACCCCGTGCCACCTTTTACCTAGGCACGGGTCGACGCGTCATCTATAAGTATGGCAAGCTGGCCAAGCTGTCTGAGGTTCTGTACGACGGCACAGCTGTGACGTTCGGCTACGACGAGACAGCCGGAGTGTTGAAGATGGTTAACCTGCAGAGTGGGGGATTCTCCTGCACCATCCGCTACCGTAAAGTTGGCCCCCTAGTGGACAAACAGATGTACCGCTTCTCTGAGGAGGGCATGGTCAACGCCCGTTTTGATTACACCTACCACGACAACAGCTTCCGTGTGGCCAGCATCAAGCCTGTGATCGGCGAGACGCCCCTGCCCGTGGACCTCTACCGCTACGATGAGATCTCAGGCAAGGTGGAGCACTTTGGCAAGTTTGGCATTATCTACTATGACGTCAACCAGATAATCACAACGGCAGTGATGACCCTCAGCAAGCACTTTGACGCCCACGGCCGCATCAAAGAGGTGCAGTACGAGATCTTCCGCTCGCTCATGTACTGGATGACGGTACAGTATGACAGCATGGGCCGGGTCATCAAGAGAGAGCTGAAGATCGGGCCATATGCTAACACAACACAGTACCGCTATGAATATGACGGTGACGGCCAGCTTGTCGGGGTCAAAGTCAACGACTGGTCCACCTGGCGTTACAGCTATGACCTGAACGGCAACTTGCACCTGCTGAACCCTGGGAACAGCGCACGCCTGCTGCCGCTGCGCTACGACTTGCGCGACCGCATCACCCGCCTGGGCGACATGCAGTACCGCGTGGATGAGGATGGTGTCCTGAGCCAGCGTGGCGCTGACGTCTTCCTCTACAACTCCAACGGGCTGCTAGAGCAGGCGTACAGCCGTACGCCCAGGGGTTGGAGCGTGCGTTACCGCTACGACGGCCTGGGCCGCCGCATCTCCAGGAAGACCAATGAGGGAGAGCACCTGCAGTTCTTCTACGCAGATCTCAACTACCCCGGCAGGATAACCCACGTGTACAACCACTCTGGAGGGGAGATCACCTCTTTCTACTACGACCTGCAGGGCCATCTGTTTGCCATGGAGGTGACCGGCGGGGAGGAGTATTACATCGCCTCGGACAACACGGGCACGCCGCTCGCCGTCTTCAGCAGCAACGGACAGATGGTCAAGCAGCTTCAGTACACTGCCTACGGGGAGGTGTACCACGACTCCAACCCTGACTTCAACATGGCGGTGGGCTTCCACGGAGGGCTCTACGACCCCCTCACCAAGCTGGTGCACTTTGGCCAGAGAGACTACGATGTGCTGGCAGGCAGATGGACTGCTCCAGACCATAAACTCCTACCTAAGATTGGCAAGGAGCCGTCCCCGTTCAATCTGTACATGTTCAAGAACAACAACCCACTCAGTGATATGATAGACGTCAAGAGCTATGTGACAG ATGTGAAGAGCTGGCTGGTGATGTTCGGTTTCCAGCTCAGTAACATCATACCAGGCTTCCCCAGACATCCCATGTATTTTGTTGAACCGCCTTATGAACTACTAGCAAGCCAGGACTGTGAGACTGCTCAG CTGATCACAGGGGTGCAGCATGCAGCGGAGCGCCACAACCAGGCCTTCATGGCCCTGGAGGGGAGGTTGCTCAACAAGGAGCACCGGGCCAAACGGGACAAGCCTGGGTACTGGTTTGGCACCAAGATCCCCATCGTGGGCCGGGGCATGATGCTAGCCATCAAGGACGGCCATGTGGTGACGGGAGTGTCCGGCCTGGCCAGCGAGGACAGCCGTAAGGTGGCCCAAGTCCTGAACAACGCCATCTATCTGGAGGGAACCCACTACACCATAGACGGGAAAGACTGCCACTTCTTTGTGAAGCTGGGCCTGGCTGACAGTGACCTGCTGTCTCTAGGACTGAGCAGCGGGAGGAAAACCCTGGAGAATGGCGTCAACGTGACCGTAAGCGGCCGCTCTCGTCGGGGCGTCACCGTGGAGATCCACACGGTAGCGTTGTCCCTGAGTGTACGTTACGGCCTGGCGGCTGACGTGCTGGAGAAGGAGCGGGGTCGTCTGCTGGAGCAGGCCCACCAGAGGGCCCTGTCGGTGGCCTGGATGAGGGAGCAGCAGTGTctgagagaaagcagagagggtgggaggctgtgggcagagggagagaggcagcagCTCCTGGCAGCAGGGAAGGTGCCAGGTTACGATGGGTACTATGTGCTGCCTGTGGAGCAGTACCCAGAACTGGCAGACAGCAGCAGCAACATCCAGTTCCTCAGACAGAAGGAGATGGGCAAGAGGTAA